A stretch of the Bordetella genomosp. 8 genome encodes the following:
- a CDS encoding Zn-ribbon domain-containing OB-fold protein, with product MANDTKGRDSSAPTGPLGPEQTYFRFLQDGDWRIQRCRGCGKAVFYPRIACPGCDGQDFDWVAPSGDGTVYSTTVMRRPAQAGGDRNLCLVDLDEGVRMMSRIEDVDASAPRIGDRVRAQLRREGEQNLVVFTLLEQTR from the coding sequence ATGGCCAACGACACGAAGGGGCGCGACAGCAGCGCGCCCACGGGCCCGCTCGGACCCGAACAGACCTACTTCCGCTTCCTGCAGGACGGCGACTGGCGCATCCAGCGCTGCCGCGGCTGCGGCAAGGCGGTGTTCTATCCCCGCATCGCCTGCCCTGGCTGCGATGGCCAGGACTTCGACTGGGTCGCGCCTTCCGGCGACGGCACGGTGTACTCCACCACCGTCATGCGCCGCCCCGCGCAGGCCGGCGGCGACCGCAACCTGTGCCTGGTGGACCTGGACGAAGGCGTGCGCATGATGAGCCGCATCGAAGACGTCGACGCGTCCGCGCCGCGCATCGGCGACCGCGTGCGCGCCCAGTTGCGTCGCGAAGGCGAGCAGAACCTGGTGGTATTCACGCTCTTGGAGCAGACACGATGA
- a CDS encoding winged helix-turn-helix domain-containing protein, with amino-acid sequence MSKSSYAVPPAQARAIWLRAQCLDRPAPFGAGPQATRMAVEHLGYVQIDTINVIERSHHHILHTRIPAYERTDLERAQSVDKTVFEYWTHALSYVPTADYRYFMPAMTRYRTAAPDVFTTVAAEDYAALIKRIRKEGALSIRDIDEELVEKTHPWGSRKPSKRALRLGFLTGDLTISRRVGMLKTYELAQRHFAWARRPRAATPAQFADYLLDRAVRAQGMASLDSICYGNLSMKALVGERIAARVRRKGLVPVHIDGHTVQHWAAPSTLDVPPAGDGRPLVHLLSPFDPLVIQRKRLQLFFGYTHRFEAYVPPARRVLGYFALPVLVGDEIVAAIDLKTDRQARKLVVKQWTWLAKKRAGIKPGIEDALHSFERFQLGG; translated from the coding sequence TTGAGCAAATCTTCCTACGCCGTGCCGCCCGCGCAAGCGCGGGCGATCTGGCTGCGCGCGCAATGCCTGGACCGCCCGGCGCCCTTCGGCGCCGGGCCGCAAGCCACGCGCATGGCCGTCGAACACCTGGGCTACGTGCAGATCGACACCATCAACGTGATCGAACGCAGCCATCATCACATCCTGCACACCCGCATTCCCGCGTACGAGCGCACGGACCTGGAGCGCGCGCAGTCGGTGGACAAGACGGTGTTCGAATACTGGACCCACGCGCTATCCTATGTGCCGACGGCGGACTACCGCTACTTCATGCCGGCCATGACCCGCTACCGCACTGCGGCGCCCGACGTCTTCACCACGGTAGCCGCGGAAGACTACGCGGCGCTGATCAAGCGCATCCGCAAGGAAGGCGCGCTGTCGATCCGCGATATCGACGAAGAACTCGTGGAAAAGACCCATCCCTGGGGCAGTCGCAAGCCATCGAAGCGCGCGCTGCGACTGGGTTTCCTGACGGGGGACCTCACCATAAGCCGGCGCGTCGGCATGCTCAAGACCTATGAACTGGCGCAACGCCATTTCGCCTGGGCGCGGCGCCCGCGCGCGGCAACGCCGGCGCAGTTCGCCGACTATCTGCTGGACCGCGCCGTCCGCGCACAGGGCATGGCCAGCCTGGATTCGATCTGCTACGGCAACCTGTCGATGAAAGCCCTGGTCGGCGAACGCATCGCCGCGCGGGTGCGGCGCAAGGGGCTGGTGCCGGTACACATCGACGGACACACGGTCCAGCATTGGGCGGCCCCCAGCACACTCGATGTGCCGCCGGCCGGCGATGGCCGACCGCTGGTGCATCTGCTATCGCCCTTCGATCCGCTGGTCATCCAGCGCAAGCGCCTGCAGCTGTTCTTCGGCTATACGCATCGCTTCGAAGCCTATGTGCCGCCGGCCAGGCGCGTGCTGGGGTATTTCGCATTGCCGGTCCTGGTAGGTGACGAGATCGTCGCCGCGATCGACCTGAAAACGGACAGGCAGGCGCGCAAGCTCGTCGTCAAGCAATGGACCTGGCTGGCGAAGAAGCGTGCCGGCATTAAGCCGGGGATCGAAGACGCCCTGCATTCCTTCGAACGCTTCCAGCTGGGCGGCTGA
- a CDS encoding cupin domain-containing protein, with protein MENQKAGGDFPTFFSHVRPADTEFRSGGLRDFFVYRDLGIAEATGGKVIAQLVRANEAPEAGTGWHIHGADFHIVYMLKGWARFMYEDQETLVSAGDCVHQRPGIRHFLFDYSPDMEYLEVVGPADFTSVPVSGPCEVPRPGAWS; from the coding sequence ATGGAAAACCAAAAGGCAGGCGGGGATTTTCCTACATTTTTTTCGCACGTGCGGCCGGCGGATACGGAGTTCCGCTCGGGCGGCCTGCGCGATTTCTTCGTATACCGGGACCTGGGCATTGCCGAGGCCACGGGCGGCAAGGTGATCGCGCAACTGGTCAGGGCCAACGAAGCACCCGAGGCCGGCACCGGATGGCATATCCATGGCGCGGACTTCCATATCGTCTACATGCTGAAGGGCTGGGCGCGCTTCATGTACGAAGACCAGGAAACCCTGGTCAGCGCCGGCGACTGCGTGCACCAGCGGCCCGGGATCCGGCATTTCCTGTTCGACTACTCGCCCGACATGGAGTATCTGGAAGTGGTCGGCCCGGCGGACTTCACCAGCGTGCCGGTCAGTGGCCCGTGTGAAGTCCCGCGCCCCGGAGCCTGGTCTTAG
- a CDS encoding amidase family protein, producing the protein MLLPFRTAALPTDIADFTLTQAIAALRRGAIHSHEVIDATLARHARYGQFGAFISTAFEDTADQAPEYAGGIHMPGPVSLQGVPIAVKDNVHVTGFSCTAGTPALARFRPVRDATVIGRLRDAGAFFVGKTNMHELSLGVTCHNAYFGDVRNARDPARLAGGSSGGSAVAVALGLAYGAIGTDTAGSIRIPAALNGIVGLRPTVGRYPGDGVAPVSPTRDTPGPMARTVADVALLDQVITGTQRPAMAARPECIRLGVVPRLFFDGLDAQVQALTQDALRRLEDSGVRLIELHMPELGQLNDSTSTAIGYAEFWPAMERYLRTHGTGLSMEDLARGAAGNDVRALIENFLAPSSPHRVPSELYEAAVHTHRPALRRLFLEQFCSHKLDGIILPTTIAVAGRLAAMAGIVALNGEPISANYAYLRNTLPASNAGLPGLAMPAGYTPQGQAVGIEIDGPPHGDRRLLEIGLTLEAILSVPIGRATPAR; encoded by the coding sequence GTGCTACTGCCCTTCCGCACAGCGGCGCTGCCCACCGACATTGCCGATTTCACGCTCACCCAGGCAATCGCCGCGTTGCGACGCGGGGCCATACACAGCCATGAGGTGATCGACGCCACCCTGGCCCGGCATGCCCGGTACGGCCAGTTCGGCGCCTTCATTTCGACCGCGTTTGAAGACACGGCCGACCAGGCGCCGGAATACGCCGGTGGTATCCACATGCCGGGGCCGGTATCGTTGCAGGGCGTCCCCATCGCGGTCAAGGACAATGTGCATGTGACCGGCTTTTCCTGCACCGCCGGCACGCCGGCGCTGGCGCGATTCCGTCCCGTGCGCGACGCCACCGTCATCGGGCGCCTGCGAGACGCGGGTGCCTTTTTCGTCGGCAAGACGAACATGCACGAGCTATCGCTCGGGGTGACTTGCCACAATGCCTACTTCGGCGACGTACGCAACGCGCGCGATCCGGCGCGGCTGGCCGGCGGCTCCAGCGGCGGCAGCGCGGTGGCGGTGGCACTGGGCCTTGCTTACGGCGCGATCGGCACCGATACCGCGGGCTCGATCCGCATTCCGGCGGCATTGAACGGCATCGTGGGCCTGCGGCCCACCGTGGGCCGCTACCCGGGCGACGGCGTCGCCCCGGTCAGCCCCACCCGCGATACGCCGGGGCCGATGGCCAGGACCGTCGCCGACGTGGCCCTGCTGGACCAGGTCATCACCGGCACGCAACGCCCGGCCATGGCGGCCCGGCCCGAGTGCATACGCCTGGGCGTGGTGCCGCGCCTGTTCTTCGACGGGCTGGATGCGCAGGTGCAGGCGCTGACGCAAGACGCGCTGCGACGCCTGGAAGACAGCGGCGTGCGACTGATCGAACTGCACATGCCGGAGCTGGGACAGCTGAACGACAGCACCAGCACGGCGATCGGCTACGCCGAGTTCTGGCCCGCGATGGAGCGCTACCTGCGCACCCACGGCACGGGCCTGTCCATGGAGGACCTGGCGCGCGGCGCCGCGGGCAACGATGTACGCGCGCTGATCGAGAATTTCCTCGCGCCGTCTTCACCGCACCGCGTGCCGTCCGAACTATACGAAGCGGCCGTCCATACGCACCGGCCCGCCTTGCGCCGCTTGTTCCTGGAACAATTCTGCAGCCACAAGCTCGATGGCATCATCCTGCCGACGACGATCGCCGTCGCCGGCCGGCTGGCAGCCATGGCGGGCATCGTCGCGCTGAACGGCGAGCCGATATCGGCCAACTACGCCTATCTGCGCAATACGCTACCGGCCAGCAATGCAGGCCTGCCGGGCCTGGCCATGCCGGCCGGCTACACGCCACAGGGCCAGGCTGTCGGCATCGAGATCGACGGTCCCCCGCATGGCGACCGCCGCCTACTGGAGATCGGCTTGACGCTGGAGGCCATACTCTCGGTCCCCATCGGCCGCGCGACGCCAGCCCGCTGA
- a CDS encoding acetyl-CoA acetyltransferase: protein MSANALRGAAAVVGVGQAGMGSAAGYTEMEILAQAAARAVADAGLRMSDIDGLCTCSASATMWAMPVAEYLGIRPAFIDSTMLGGSSFVAHLLPAIQALAAGVCNAVLVCYGSTQRTGNVNRAAVGKMRQVLDPQPYETPYEPMQPISAYALAAARHMAQYGTTREQLAEVAVAARAWARLNPEAYSRDPLSIQDVLDARMVCDPLTVRDCCLLTDGAGAFVLVRADRARDLPHPPAYVLGNATAVWHRQISSMEDLTVTAAAESGPRALRMAGMSPGDVDVACLYDAFTINTILFLEDLGFCPKGEGGRFVADGGIAPGGRLPVNTNGGGLSFGHPGMYGVFLVIEAVRQLRGQAGERQQRCDVALVHGNGATLSSQSTAILGSAAAL, encoded by the coding sequence ATGAGCGCGAACGCATTGCGCGGCGCCGCCGCCGTGGTGGGCGTGGGCCAGGCCGGCATGGGCTCGGCCGCCGGCTACACCGAAATGGAAATCCTGGCGCAGGCGGCCGCCCGCGCCGTCGCCGACGCGGGTTTGCGCATGTCGGACATCGACGGCCTGTGCACCTGCAGCGCGTCGGCCACCATGTGGGCCATGCCGGTCGCGGAATACCTGGGCATCCGCCCCGCGTTTATCGACAGCACCATGCTGGGCGGCAGCAGCTTCGTGGCCCATCTGCTGCCCGCCATCCAGGCGCTGGCCGCGGGCGTGTGCAACGCGGTGTTGGTCTGCTACGGCAGCACGCAGCGCACCGGCAACGTCAACCGCGCCGCCGTCGGCAAGATGCGCCAGGTGCTGGATCCGCAGCCCTACGAAACACCCTATGAGCCCATGCAGCCGATCAGCGCCTACGCGCTGGCCGCCGCGCGCCACATGGCGCAATACGGCACCACGCGCGAACAGTTGGCGGAAGTGGCGGTGGCGGCGCGCGCCTGGGCGCGGCTGAATCCCGAGGCGTATTCGCGCGACCCGCTGTCCATCCAGGACGTGCTGGACGCCCGCATGGTCTGCGACCCGCTGACGGTGCGCGATTGCTGCCTGCTGACCGACGGCGCCGGCGCCTTCGTGCTGGTGCGCGCCGACCGTGCCCGCGACCTTCCCCATCCGCCTGCCTACGTCCTGGGCAATGCCACGGCGGTGTGGCACCGGCAGATCTCCAGCATGGAGGACCTGACGGTCACGGCGGCGGCGGAGTCGGGACCGCGCGCGTTGCGCATGGCCGGCATGTCGCCCGGCGACGTCGACGTCGCCTGCCTGTATGACGCGTTCACCATCAACACCATCCTGTTCCTGGAAGACCTGGGCTTCTGCCCCAAGGGCGAAGGCGGGCGCTTCGTCGCCGACGGCGGCATCGCGCCGGGCGGACGGCTGCCCGTCAATACCAACGGCGGCGGGCTGTCGTTCGGCCATCCGGGCATGTATGGCGTCTTCCTGGTGATCGAGGCGGTGCGGCAGCTGCGCGGCCAGGCGGGCGAGCGCCAGCAGCGCTGCGACGTGGCGCTGGTGCACGGGAACGGCGCCACGCTGTCGAGCCAGTCCACCGCCATCCTGGGCAGCGCGGCGGCGCTGTGA
- a CDS encoding argininosuccinate lyase, giving the protein MRQHAARRYAPTCLAVALACCAAVATAQPAPTPAPDSAAAPAPASAAPPAAPAAKPTAKAHGRDEFFWLGEINKATAVINTDEGLLDKSMAPRLAAAVAKVIQDGDQPGGKRPSTVITFEPLLIKAGGLDVTLLHAGRSSQDMHATYRAAILRDKLLELADQLNATSTTLVNLAAKHVDTIVPNYTNGVAAQPNSYGHYLLGHAAALDRDAQRIRETYARVDRSPMGTTVLNGTSWPLDRKRMADYLGFSQLVDNAYDASQISSMDEPVEVSSIVTSIALHTGNFIEDIMTQYAESRPWILLQEGGGNTYVSSAMPQKRNPGLLNSTRSDASTAITLAMGPIIQTHNITPGMPDPKDVEQNSAMVDSAIKALKKWDRVLKALVISPDRALEELNSDWTASQELADLLMRKYKLPFREGHHFASEVVEYARQNNIKPLDFQYADAKRIYAEVVKGSKYPQELPMTEAEFRASLDPVAIVRNRATSGGPQPAEMERMLKEARAKLSAQADWIKQRRTHIDDALGRLDKDFNQLVASAAPAK; this is encoded by the coding sequence ATGAGACAACACGCCGCACGACGCTACGCTCCCACCTGCCTCGCCGTCGCGCTCGCCTGCTGCGCCGCCGTCGCCACCGCGCAACCCGCGCCGACGCCGGCACCGGACAGCGCCGCCGCGCCCGCGCCGGCCAGCGCCGCCCCGCCAGCGGCGCCTGCCGCCAAGCCCACCGCCAAGGCACATGGCCGCGATGAATTCTTCTGGCTGGGGGAAATCAACAAGGCCACCGCGGTCATCAACACCGACGAAGGCCTGCTCGACAAATCCATGGCGCCGCGCCTGGCCGCGGCTGTCGCCAAGGTCATCCAGGACGGCGATCAACCCGGCGGCAAGCGTCCGTCCACGGTCATTACCTTCGAACCGCTGCTGATCAAGGCCGGGGGCCTGGACGTCACGCTGTTGCATGCGGGGCGTTCCAGCCAGGACATGCACGCGACGTATCGCGCGGCCATCCTGCGCGACAAGCTGCTGGAGCTCGCCGACCAGCTGAACGCCACGTCGACCACACTGGTGAACCTGGCGGCCAAGCACGTCGACACCATCGTGCCGAACTACACCAACGGCGTGGCGGCCCAGCCCAACAGCTACGGACACTATCTGCTGGGCCACGCAGCGGCGCTGGATCGCGACGCCCAGCGCATCCGCGAGACCTACGCCCGCGTGGACCGTTCGCCCATGGGCACCACGGTGCTGAACGGCACCAGCTGGCCGCTGGACCGCAAGCGCATGGCCGACTACCTGGGCTTCAGCCAACTGGTCGACAACGCCTATGACGCGTCGCAGATTTCCTCGATGGACGAGCCCGTCGAAGTTTCCTCCATCGTCACCAGCATTGCATTGCATACGGGCAACTTCATCGAAGACATCATGACCCAGTACGCGGAATCGCGTCCCTGGATCCTGCTGCAGGAAGGTGGCGGCAATACCTATGTGTCCAGCGCGATGCCGCAGAAGCGCAATCCCGGCCTGCTGAACTCCACGCGCAGCGATGCATCGACGGCCATCACGCTGGCGATGGGGCCCATCATCCAGACCCACAACATCACCCCGGGCATGCCCGACCCCAAGGACGTCGAACAGAATTCCGCCATGGTCGACAGCGCCATCAAGGCGCTGAAGAAATGGGATCGCGTGCTGAAGGCGCTGGTGATCAGCCCGGACCGCGCGCTGGAAGAATTGAACAGCGACTGGACGGCATCGCAGGAGCTGGCCGATCTGCTGATGCGCAAGTACAAGCTCCCCTTCCGCGAAGGGCATCATTTCGCGTCCGAAGTCGTGGAGTACGCCCGCCAGAACAACATCAAGCCGCTGGATTTCCAGTACGCGGACGCCAAACGCATCTACGCCGAAGTGGTGAAGGGCAGCAAGTATCCACAGGAACTGCCCATGACGGAAGCCGAGTTCCGTGCGTCGCTGGACCCCGTGGCCATCGTCAGGAACCGCGCGACGTCGGGCGGACCGCAGCCGGCGGAAATGGAACGCATGCTGAAGGAAGCCCGCGCGAAACTGTCCGCCCAGGCCGACTGGATCAAGCAGCGGCGCACACATATCGACGACGCGTTGGGACGGCTGGACAAGGACTTCAACCAGCTCGTCGCCAGCGCCGCGCCGGCCAAGTAG
- a CDS encoding YbhB/YbcL family Raf kinase inhibitor-like protein: protein MPDRYALRRNAGPTTLVPAENLNPHLAWNEVPDGTASFVLLCADLDAPTDKAGINKPGVTFDDDSERALFYHWVVADLPANVRDIDEGAYAPLPGEGASTSMPAPAGRPGHNDYTGMPGVEDGAGLCYGGPAPPWNDSRPHRYRFTLYALSVPSLDLPDGFKAADVLTAMKDAVLAESSLTAVYTLNTSLSATQVGSPSVS, encoded by the coding sequence ATGCCGGACCGGTATGCCCTGCGCCGCAACGCCGGTCCCACCACGCTGGTACCGGCGGAGAACCTGAACCCGCATCTGGCCTGGAATGAAGTACCGGACGGTACGGCGTCCTTCGTCCTGCTTTGCGCGGACCTGGACGCCCCCACCGACAAGGCGGGCATCAACAAGCCGGGCGTGACTTTCGACGACGACAGCGAACGCGCGCTGTTCTATCACTGGGTGGTGGCGGACTTGCCGGCGAACGTGCGCGACATCGACGAAGGCGCGTACGCGCCGCTGCCTGGCGAAGGGGCATCGACGTCGATGCCCGCGCCAGCGGGCCGGCCGGGGCACAACGATTACACCGGCATGCCGGGCGTGGAGGACGGCGCCGGACTATGCTACGGCGGGCCCGCGCCCCCGTGGAACGACAGCCGGCCGCACCGCTATCGCTTCACGCTGTATGCCCTGTCGGTGCCCAGCCTGGACCTGCCGGACGGCTTCAAGGCCGCCGACGTGCTCACGGCCATGAAGGACGCCGTGCTCGCGGAGTCCTCCTTGACGGCGGTCTACACGCTGAATACGTCGCTATCCGCGACGCAGGTCGGCTCGCCTTCGGTGAGTTGA
- a CDS encoding 3-oxoacid CoA-transferase subunit A, whose translation MINKIFPTLLDAVSCIVDGASVMVTGFGDSGLPRELLHALIDHGARDLTIISNNAGTGTTGLAALLAAGRVRKMICTYPKSSGADVFTALYREKKIELELVPQGTLLERMRAAGAGLGPFFTPTGYGTPIAEGKPQCIYQGKGYVQEEPLRADFALVKAYHADRWGNLTYRLAGRGFGPVMCMAAETAIAQVDDILPLGLIHPETIVTPGIFVGRIVRKDSK comes from the coding sequence ATGATCAACAAGATATTCCCCACCTTGCTCGACGCGGTGTCGTGCATCGTCGACGGCGCGTCCGTCATGGTGACCGGCTTCGGCGATTCCGGCCTGCCGCGCGAACTGCTGCACGCGCTGATCGACCACGGCGCCAGGGACCTGACCATCATCAGCAATAACGCCGGCACCGGCACCACCGGCCTGGCCGCGCTGCTGGCCGCCGGACGCGTGCGCAAGATGATCTGCACCTACCCGAAGTCGTCGGGCGCCGACGTCTTCACCGCCCTGTACCGGGAAAAGAAGATCGAACTGGAGCTGGTGCCTCAGGGCACGCTGCTGGAGCGCATGCGCGCCGCGGGCGCCGGCCTGGGCCCCTTCTTCACGCCGACGGGCTATGGCACGCCGATCGCCGAAGGCAAGCCGCAGTGCATCTACCAAGGCAAGGGGTATGTGCAGGAAGAACCGTTGCGCGCCGACTTCGCGCTGGTCAAGGCGTATCACGCCGATCGCTGGGGCAACCTGACCTACCGCCTGGCGGGGCGCGGCTTCGGACCGGTGATGTGCATGGCCGCCGAAACCGCGATCGCGCAGGTGGACGACATCCTGCCGCTGGGCCTGATCCATCCCGAAACCATCGTCACGCCGGGCATCTTCGTCGGGCGCATCGTGCGCAAGGACAGCAAATGA
- a CDS encoding SDR family NAD(P)-dependent oxidoreductase, with protein MKDKVVVLTGAGGGIGRGIAHALAQAGACVVVNDVGVSLSGQGGDTGVAEGLAAELRAAGGSAVACGDSVSDWNSAQRIVACALDTYGRIDAVINNAGNLRDRFFHNMEEDEWRSVVDVHLHGTFFVSRAAAPHFRAQNGGAYVHMTSTSGLVGNFGQANYSAAKLGIVALSKSIALDMRKYGVRSNCIAPFAWSRMTDSIPANTPEEAARVEKLKKMEAGKIAPMAVFLASDAAADVTGQIFGVRANEILLFSQPRPIRSVHMSEGWTPQSIADIAIPAMRSSFFALERSPDVVSWDPI; from the coding sequence ATGAAAGACAAGGTAGTGGTGCTGACGGGCGCCGGTGGCGGTATTGGGCGCGGGATCGCGCATGCGCTGGCACAGGCCGGCGCGTGCGTGGTGGTGAACGACGTAGGCGTATCGCTGTCCGGCCAGGGCGGCGATACCGGGGTCGCGGAAGGCCTGGCCGCCGAACTCCGCGCGGCCGGCGGTTCCGCCGTCGCCTGCGGCGACAGCGTATCGGACTGGAACAGCGCGCAACGCATCGTCGCCTGCGCCCTGGACACCTATGGCCGCATCGACGCGGTCATCAACAACGCCGGCAACCTTCGCGACCGCTTCTTCCACAACATGGAAGAAGACGAGTGGCGTTCGGTCGTCGACGTCCATCTGCACGGCACGTTCTTCGTCAGCCGGGCCGCCGCGCCGCATTTCCGCGCGCAGAACGGCGGCGCCTACGTGCACATGACTTCCACGTCCGGACTGGTCGGCAACTTCGGCCAGGCCAACTATTCGGCCGCCAAGCTGGGCATCGTCGCGCTGTCCAAGTCGATCGCGCTGGACATGCGGAAGTACGGCGTGCGCTCCAACTGCATCGCGCCTTTCGCATGGAGCCGCATGACCGACTCCATCCCGGCCAATACGCCCGAAGAAGCCGCCCGCGTCGAAAAGCTGAAGAAGATGGAAGCCGGCAAGATCGCGCCCATGGCGGTGTTCCTGGCCAGCGACGCCGCCGCCGACGTGACGGGGCAGATCTTCGGGGTGCGCGCCAATGAAATCCTGTTGTTCAGCCAGCCGCGCCCGATCCGGTCGGTGCACATGAGCGAAGGCTGGACCCCGCAAAGCATCGCCGACATCGCCATCCCCGCCATGCGGTCCAGCTTCTTCGCGCTGGAGCGTTCCCCCGACGTGGTGAGCTGGGACCCCATCTGA
- a CDS encoding LuxR C-terminal-related transcriptional regulator — protein MSPSDIDYKEVLMRAPVGMCVSRNRVIQFANTALENMFGYDAGALDGVSFELLYPSVAEFTRTGRRLLGLLGDTDAYSDERIMKRRQGELFWCHTAGRSLISRQPHAAVIWVFEDLSAKRPVASGLTAREREIAALIAEGKTSKVIARQLNLSPRTVEMYRARLMTKFAAKTSAGLVHKLMSFSAA, from the coding sequence ATGAGCCCGTCCGACATAGACTACAAGGAAGTCCTGATGCGCGCGCCGGTGGGCATGTGCGTGTCGCGCAACCGGGTCATCCAGTTCGCCAACACCGCGCTGGAAAACATGTTCGGCTACGACGCCGGCGCGCTGGACGGCGTCTCCTTCGAGTTGCTCTATCCGTCCGTCGCGGAGTTCACCCGCACCGGCCGCCGCCTTCTGGGTTTGCTGGGCGACACCGATGCCTACTCCGACGAACGCATCATGAAGCGCCGGCAGGGCGAACTGTTCTGGTGCCACACCGCCGGCCGTTCCCTGATATCGCGGCAGCCTCATGCCGCGGTCATCTGGGTCTTCGAGGACCTGAGCGCGAAACGCCCCGTGGCGTCCGGGCTGACCGCGCGCGAGCGGGAAATCGCCGCGCTCATCGCCGAGGGCAAGACCAGCAAGGTCATCGCCCGCCAGCTCAATCTGAGCCCGCGCACCGTCGAAATGTACCGGGCCAGGCTCATGACCAAGTTTGCCGCCAAGACCTCGGCCGGGCTGGTCCACAAGCTGATGAGTTTTTCGGCGGCGTAG
- a CDS encoding MFS transporter, with protein MPWRSRGARDIPGPAPRHLPLLIALTSVCGFVATDIFLPAVPALARVYERDATDIQAMFSMFLYALAASHLIHGPLSDAYGRRIPLLTSLATYSAASLAIPYTDCYDLVLAWRALQAVGACGAIVVGRAVAADFHRGESLRDFFLGISIVVGMSPALAPVLGQQLYAALGWQACFLFTAAFGALLGLLVYAKLPESLVATAPRDACARQAWSAYGAVLRSRDFRLNAAIIAVSQAAYFAYLSESAFLLLGQGLAPGALGYTYVSLSVAYVAGNGVARALAPRVGGQALYRHGCQLFLCAGLALGIGMSLLPASTSLLLAGVSLLTFANGFLLPLGTAAAIGAAPGNSASASGLAGFLQLSCAALAAQTIGPLTAHRPGAFGLVMLGFGLANFALYLVLRRRQQ; from the coding sequence ATGCCGTGGCGTAGCAGGGGCGCGCGGGACATCCCAGGCCCCGCTCCGCGCCACCTGCCCCTGCTGATCGCGTTGACGTCCGTGTGCGGCTTCGTCGCCACGGACATTTTTCTGCCCGCCGTCCCGGCGCTGGCGCGCGTCTACGAGCGCGACGCCACGGACATCCAGGCCATGTTCAGCATGTTCCTGTACGCGCTGGCCGCCAGCCACCTGATCCATGGCCCCTTGTCGGATGCATACGGGCGCCGCATTCCCCTGCTGACGTCGCTGGCCACCTATTCCGCCGCGTCGCTGGCCATCCCCTACACCGATTGCTACGACCTCGTGCTTGCATGGCGCGCCCTGCAGGCCGTCGGCGCCTGCGGCGCGATCGTCGTGGGCCGCGCCGTCGCGGCGGACTTCCATCGCGGCGAAAGCCTCCGGGATTTTTTCCTGGGCATCTCCATTGTCGTCGGCATGTCACCCGCCCTCGCACCCGTGCTGGGACAACAGCTCTACGCGGCACTGGGCTGGCAGGCCTGCTTCCTGTTCACCGCCGCATTCGGCGCGCTGCTGGGCTTGCTCGTGTACGCGAAGCTGCCGGAAAGCCTGGTGGCGACCGCCCCGCGCGATGCCTGCGCGCGCCAGGCCTGGAGCGCCTATGGCGCGGTGCTGCGCTCGCGGGACTTCCGCCTCAACGCCGCGATCATCGCGGTATCCCAGGCCGCTTATTTCGCCTACCTGTCGGAGTCGGCCTTTCTGTTGCTCGGGCAGGGGCTCGCGCCCGGCGCGCTGGGCTACACCTACGTCAGCCTCTCGGTCGCCTACGTGGCCGGCAACGGCGTGGCGCGCGCGCTGGCGCCCCGTGTCGGCGGCCAGGCCTTGTACCGCCATGGCTGCCAGCTGTTTCTTTGCGCCGGGCTCGCATTGGGCATAGGCATGTCGCTGCTGCCCGCTTCCACAAGCCTGTTGTTGGCGGGGGTATCCCTGCTGACCTTCGCCAACGGCTTTCTGCTGCCCCTGGGCACCGCCGCGGCAATCGGCGCGGCACCGGGGAACTCCGCCAGCGCCTCGGGGCTGGCGGGCTTTCTGCAGCTTTCCTGCGCGGCGCTCGCGGCGCAGACGATAGGCCCCCTGACCGCGCATCGACCGGGCGCATTCGGACTGGTCATGCTGGGCTTCGGCTTGGCGAACTTCGCGCTCTATCTTGTGCTTCGCCGACGCCAGCAATGA